One genomic window of Sporosarcina ureae includes the following:
- a CDS encoding PolC-type DNA polymerase III, translating to MFWKKKKLTYELQQSIQLNTPLQEMNFTVFDTETTGFAIGADDRMIEIGAVQVEGFKVTDHVFQTFVNPSRDIPPVISKLTTIQQSQVDYAPMALPAIEEYFAFIEKHKSAGWVGHHVNFDEMVIKKELSRQKCTFQTPTSFDTMHLINYLDPTGEQQDLEDYARLFGTEVFERHRALGDALTTAHVFTALLRKLDRQGVKTLADLLRIKNGGAQKFVSQT from the coding sequence ATGTTTTGGAAAAAGAAAAAATTAACATATGAATTGCAACAATCGATTCAGCTAAATACGCCGCTGCAAGAAATGAATTTCACCGTGTTTGATACAGAGACTACTGGTTTTGCAATTGGTGCAGACGATCGAATGATTGAGATAGGTGCCGTACAAGTTGAAGGATTTAAAGTTACGGATCATGTATTTCAAACATTTGTGAATCCATCAAGAGATATTCCTCCTGTCATCAGCAAGCTAACCACTATACAGCAGTCACAAGTCGACTATGCACCTATGGCTCTTCCAGCTATCGAAGAATATTTTGCCTTTATAGAAAAACATAAAAGTGCAGGCTGGGTTGGGCACCATGTCAATTTCGATGAAATGGTGATTAAGAAAGAATTAAGCCGTCAGAAATGTACATTTCAAACCCCTACATCATTCGATACGATGCATTTGATTAATTACTTGGATCCTACGGGTGAGCAACAGGACTTGGAAGACTATGCGCGTCTATTCGGCACAGAAGTATTTGAACGACATCGTGCATTAGGCGATGCGTTGACAACGGCACATGTATTTACAGCGTTATTAAGGAAGCTCGATCGTCAAGGTGTAAAAACACTGGCAGATTTACTGCGTATTAAAAATGGTGGAGCACAAAAATTTGTTTCTCAAACGTAA